The following proteins are encoded in a genomic region of Columba livia isolate bColLiv1 breed racing homer unplaced genomic scaffold, bColLiv1.pat.W.v2 Scaffold_244, whole genome shotgun sequence:
- the LOC135578037 gene encoding olfactory receptor 14A16-like, with protein MSNSSSITQFLLLPFTDTRELQLLHFWLFLGIYLAALLGNGLIITTIAWDQHLHTPMYFFLLNLALLDLGSISTTVPKSMASSFWATRNISYTGCAAQLFLFTFLVVAEYCLLTIMSYDRYVAICKPLHYGTLLGSRACVHMAAAAWATGFLNALLHTANTFSLPLCKGNALGQFFCEIPQILKLSCSHSYLRELGLLVVSACLGFTCFVFIVVSYVQIFRAVLRIPSEQGRHKAFSTCLPHLAVVTLFVSTSFFAYLKPPSISFPSLDLVVSVLYSLIPPTLNPLIYSMRNKEVKDALRKLITGGISKIIKCPSSTL; from the coding sequence atgtccaacagcagctccatcacccagttcctcctcctgccgttcacagacacacgggagctgcagctcttgcacttctggctcttcctgggcatctacctggctgccctcctgggcaacggcctcatcatcaccaccatagcctgggaccagcacctccacacccccatgtacttcttcctgctcaacctcgccctcctcgacctgggctccatctccaccactgtgcccaaatccatggccagtTCCTTCTGGGCCACCAGGAAcatctcctacacaggatgtgctgcacagctctttcTCTTTACCTTCTTGGTAGtagcagagtattgtctcctcaccatcatgtcatacgaccgctacgttgccatctgcaaacccctgcactacgggaccctcctgggcagcagagcttgtgtccacatggcagcagctgcctgggccactgggtttctcaatgctctgctgcacacggccaatacattttcactgcccctgtgcaagggcaatgccctgggccagttcttctgtgaaatcccccagatcctcaagctctcctgctcacactcctacctcagggaacttgggcttcttgtggtcagtgcctgtttaggttttacgtgttttgtgttcatcgtggtgtcctatgtgcagatcttcagggctgtgctgaggatcccctctgagcagggtcggcacaaagccttttccacctgcctccctcacctggccgtggttaCTCTGTTTGTCAGCACCTCTttttttgcctacctgaagcccccctccatctccttccCGTCcttggacctggtggtgtctgttctatACTCACTGATACCTCCAACATTGaatcccctcatctacagcatgaggaacaaggagGTCAAGGATGCTCTGAGGAAACTAATCACTGGAggcatttcaaaaataataaagtgtcCGTCATCCACCCTTTAA